The following proteins are encoded in a genomic region of Paenibacillus sp. FSL H3-0469:
- a CDS encoding DUF3502 domain-containing protein — protein MGIKKASCMLLTFLLLFTLAACGGGNNAANNGAKTTNDNGKQDSSAPDTSKFVKVSYVVLGDKPKNGQFEKVLAKVNEIMKEKINAELEWKWVEWADWQTKYNLLLASGEAVDLITIGTDWLDTWANAQRGAFMNLDELLPRYAPETWKSVPEEDWNESRYNGKIVLIPENDYTQWVNHGFFYRGDWAKEAGLGEPIKNWEEIGQYLQYIKDNKPDVIPWDMASGAVTWGGYIQSYTDNLDLPISTGYMPVFTAQSNDEKYTVAEPIFSDLFLNYAKLMKEWADKGFWREDALNNKNDNRIALKAGLSGLDQHHTQTFSTLRVEMDKAEPGSELQMFPFNRTGGKNLMELSITHGGTSLGAHSKNPERALMAYDLIRNNEEIYHLINYGIEGVQYEIKDGKRTLPANYNEASDSFYADFWGGRVDKFEIPSETVWSEIGTLYDEYDKIKIPYPYGQFVFDKTPVESELTAISQVAGELGPAINFGKVSDPAKAVEEFRAKIKTAGYDKVKAELQKQLDAFKQKMEAAK, from the coding sequence ATGGGGATCAAAAAAGCATCATGCATGTTGTTGACGTTCCTCTTACTGTTTACACTGGCCGCCTGCGGCGGCGGGAATAATGCGGCTAACAATGGGGCTAAGACGACGAATGACAATGGAAAGCAAGACAGCTCGGCGCCGGACACCTCCAAGTTCGTAAAGGTCAGTTATGTGGTCCTGGGCGATAAGCCGAAGAATGGGCAATTCGAAAAGGTGCTGGCCAAGGTCAATGAAATTATGAAGGAAAAAATCAATGCCGAGCTGGAATGGAAATGGGTCGAATGGGCCGATTGGCAGACCAAATATAACCTGCTGCTGGCCTCCGGGGAGGCGGTTGATTTGATCACCATCGGCACGGATTGGCTGGATACCTGGGCCAATGCGCAGCGGGGTGCCTTCATGAATCTGGATGAGCTGCTGCCGAGGTATGCACCGGAAACCTGGAAATCCGTACCGGAGGAGGATTGGAACGAGAGCCGCTACAACGGCAAAATTGTGCTGATTCCTGAGAACGATTACACGCAATGGGTCAATCATGGATTCTTCTACCGCGGCGACTGGGCGAAGGAGGCTGGGCTGGGCGAACCGATCAAGAATTGGGAAGAAATCGGCCAGTATCTGCAATATATCAAAGACAACAAGCCGGATGTTATTCCATGGGATATGGCTTCCGGTGCGGTGACATGGGGCGGCTATATTCAGTCCTATACGGATAACCTGGACCTCCCGATCTCTACAGGCTACATGCCAGTATTTACAGCGCAATCGAACGATGAGAAATATACTGTAGCTGAGCCCATCTTCAGCGATCTCTTCCTGAATTATGCCAAGCTGATGAAAGAATGGGCCGATAAAGGATTCTGGCGCGAGGATGCGCTCAATAACAAAAATGACAACCGTATAGCTCTCAAAGCCGGGTTATCCGGTCTGGACCAGCATCACACCCAAACCTTCTCCACGCTGCGTGTAGAGATGGACAAAGCAGAACCAGGCTCCGAGCTGCAGATGTTCCCGTTCAACCGGACCGGCGGTAAGAATCTCATGGAGCTGTCAATTACACACGGAGGTACCTCCTTGGGCGCGCATAGCAAAAATCCGGAGCGGGCGCTGATGGCGTATGATTTGATCCGCAACAACGAGGAAATCTATCACCTGATCAACTATGGTATCGAAGGCGTGCAATACGAGATTAAGGATGGAAAAAGAACACTGCCGGCCAACTACAACGAAGCTTCTGACAGCTTTTATGCAGATTTCTGGGGCGGACGAGTGGATAAATTCGAAATCCCGAGCGAAACGGTGTGGAGTGAAATCGGCACACTCTATGATGAATACGACAAAATCAAAATTCCGTATCCTTACGGCCAGTTTGTCTTTGACAAAACGCCTGTAGAGAGTGAATTGACTGCGATCTCGCAGGTGGCCGGGGAGCTTGGACCGGCTATCAACTTCGGGAAGGTAAGTGATCCTGCCAAAGCAGTGGAGGAGTTCAGAGCCAAAATCAAGACTGCCGGATACGATAAAGTCAAGGCTGAATTGCAGAAGCAGCTGGATGCGTTCAAGCAAAAAATGGAAGCTGCGAAATAA
- a CDS encoding carbohydrate ABC transporter permease — translation MDETFVSAHKKTDASGLVVRWIGYLFIGFFALCCLLPFLLVLGTSFTSESAIKLSGFNFWPKEFSLFAYKIVFENPDLIIGSYIVTIVMTIVGTAVGLLLVAMTGYALQRPDFMYRNKISFFIYFTTLFSGGLVPFYLLITQYLHLKDNYLAVLLPGLLSPFLIIMMKSFVRSIPHAITESAKIDGAGDFRIFLRLILPMTTPALATIGLFIALGYWNEWYNSMLFLSPDMKYRTLQLFLYNVITSADFVRNSAASSNVQLRDVPLESMKMATAVVATGPVILFYPFVQRYFIKGITVGAVKG, via the coding sequence ATGGATGAGACTTTTGTAAGCGCACACAAAAAAACCGACGCCAGCGGACTTGTCGTTCGGTGGATTGGATATCTGTTTATCGGCTTCTTTGCCCTCTGCTGCCTGTTGCCGTTCTTGCTGGTGCTGGGGACCTCCTTCACCTCCGAATCGGCCATTAAGCTCTCCGGCTTCAACTTCTGGCCCAAAGAATTCAGTCTGTTCGCTTATAAAATTGTATTTGAGAATCCCGATCTGATCATCGGATCCTATATAGTAACGATTGTTATGACTATCGTAGGTACGGCGGTTGGCCTCCTGCTGGTGGCTATGACGGGATATGCGCTGCAGCGGCCGGACTTCATGTACCGCAACAAAATTTCTTTCTTCATCTACTTCACTACACTGTTCTCTGGAGGTCTGGTGCCGTTCTACCTGCTCATCACCCAGTATCTTCATTTAAAAGATAACTATCTGGCGGTTCTGCTTCCTGGTCTGCTAAGTCCGTTCTTGATCATTATGATGAAAAGCTTCGTCCGCTCTATTCCTCATGCTATTACCGAATCGGCGAAGATCGACGGAGCGGGTGATTTTAGAATTTTCCTCCGGCTGATTCTGCCGATGACCACGCCCGCCCTGGCCACCATCGGGCTGTTCATCGCCTTGGGTTACTGGAACGAATGGTATAACTCCATGCTGTTTCTGTCGCCGGATATGAAATACCGCACCTTGCAGCTGTTTCTGTATAACGTGATCACCAGCGCCGATTTTGTCCGCAATTCCGCTGCCTCCTCGAATGTGCAGCTTCGCGATGTGCCACTTGAGTCCATGAAGATGGCGACAGCCGTAGTGGCCACGGGCCCTGTCATTTTGTTCTACCCGTTCGTACAGCGCTACTTTATTAAGGGTATCACCGTAGGGGCCGTAAAGGGCTGA
- a CDS encoding ABC transporter permease subunit, translating to MCFPAVAFFLIFSYMPMPGLYLAFIKYNYSDGIFGSAFAGLENFRFLVMTGDLWRLTFNTIAYNIAFILLGNMLQITVAVLLNEMRSKWFKKVSQTMMFLPYFVSAVLIGLIAYNILSYDYGILNSVLHSLGLDPVKAYSSPGAWPFIIVITYLWQSTGYGSIVYFAAIMGLDSEIVEASEIDGANAFQRIRYIVLPWLKPTFIILLLFSLGGILKGNFGLFFNLVGANNTALYASTDIIETYVFRSLMTNFNFSMGSAVSLYQSLFGFIVVLSANWLVKKVSPDNSLF from the coding sequence ATGTGCTTTCCGGCTGTAGCGTTTTTTCTTATCTTTTCCTATATGCCTATGCCTGGGCTGTATCTGGCGTTTATCAAGTACAACTATTCTGACGGCATCTTCGGAAGCGCCTTTGCCGGGCTGGAGAATTTCCGGTTCCTTGTCATGACGGGTGACCTGTGGCGCCTGACGTTCAATACCATCGCTTATAACATCGCGTTTATCCTCCTCGGCAACATGCTTCAGATTACGGTCGCTGTGCTGCTGAACGAGATGCGGTCCAAATGGTTCAAGAAAGTATCCCAGACCATGATGTTCCTGCCGTATTTCGTATCCGCCGTTCTGATCGGCCTCATCGCCTACAACATTCTGAGTTATGATTATGGCATTTTGAACTCGGTCCTGCACTCCTTGGGACTGGATCCGGTGAAGGCTTACTCTAGTCCGGGGGCGTGGCCGTTTATCATTGTTATCACGTATTTATGGCAGAGCACCGGATATGGCTCCATTGTGTATTTTGCCGCCATTATGGGGCTGGACAGTGAGATTGTGGAGGCTTCGGAGATCGACGGAGCCAATGCTTTTCAGCGTATCCGGTATATCGTACTGCCTTGGCTCAAACCGACCTTCATCATTCTGCTGCTGTTCTCGCTGGGCGGAATTCTTAAGGGGAACTTCGGATTATTCTTCAATCTGGTGGGGGCTAACAACACAGCGTTATACGCCTCTACGGATATTATCGAGACCTATGTGTTCCGCTCGCTGATGACCAACTTCAACTTCTCGATGGGCAGTGCGGTCAGCCTGTATCAATCCTTGTTCGGATTCATCGTTGTATTATCTGCGAACTGGCTGGTCAAAAAGGTATCGCCTGACAATTCACTTTTTTAG
- a CDS encoding LacI family DNA-binding transcriptional regulator encodes MKPVTVYDIAREANVSVATVSRVLNNTAPVKKETRERITALIDKHQFQPNALARSLIRKETGMIGFILPDITNPFFPEVLASFDRETRKLGYTCFLCDTVSSDEETDLQYARESQYLGILMEKQVDGIVMIGGRLDLSKPDAALVREVEEAAKRVPVLMINGNLPNTKIHRVAVDQRLGAELAAQHLIDLGHRDIAVIGGFLHMSNTQQRLQGFRTAMRNNGLEVRKEWMVQGGFSVNMGFKFAEQVLKLPDRPTAIMCMNDLVAIGALKAADRAGLAVPAELSIVGYDDIPFASFSIPELTTVSLMASEIGRLAADMLHKLIAGKQVSRLHSVIPELRVRQTTAPPRK; translated from the coding sequence ATGAAACCCGTTACCGTATATGATATCGCCAGGGAAGCCAACGTCTCGGTTGCCACCGTATCCAGAGTGCTTAATAATACCGCCCCCGTCAAAAAAGAAACGAGGGAGCGGATTACTGCGCTGATCGACAAGCACCAGTTCCAGCCCAACGCGCTTGCGCGAAGCCTGATCCGCAAAGAAACCGGGATGATCGGGTTCATCCTGCCGGATATCACCAACCCGTTTTTTCCGGAGGTGCTGGCCAGCTTTGACCGGGAGACGAGAAAACTGGGCTACACCTGTTTTTTGTGCGATACCGTCTCTTCAGATGAGGAGACTGACCTCCAGTATGCGCGGGAATCACAGTATCTGGGGATATTGATGGAGAAGCAGGTCGATGGCATTGTGATGATTGGCGGCAGGCTGGATTTGTCCAAGCCGGATGCGGCGCTGGTACGGGAGGTAGAGGAAGCGGCCAAACGTGTTCCGGTGCTGATGATTAACGGGAATCTGCCCAACACGAAGATTCACCGGGTGGCGGTCGACCAGAGGCTGGGAGCGGAGCTGGCTGCACAGCATTTAATCGATCTTGGACACCGGGATATCGCCGTCATTGGCGGTTTCTTGCATATGTCCAATACGCAGCAGCGGCTTCAGGGATTCCGGACGGCCATGCGAAACAACGGTCTGGAGGTCCGCAAGGAATGGATGGTCCAAGGGGGATTCTCTGTCAACATGGGCTTTAAGTTTGCAGAGCAGGTGTTGAAGTTGCCGGACCGGCCGACAGCGATCATGTGTATGAACGACCTGGTGGCCATCGGCGCACTGAAAGCGGCTGACCGGGCGGGACTTGCCGTGCCGGCGGAATTGTCCATCGTCGGTTATGATGATATTCCGTTTGCGTCCTTCAGCATTCCTGAGCTGACTACGGTTTCGCTGATGGCCAGCGAGATAGGCCGTCTGGCGGCAGACATGCTGCATAAGCTAATCGCCGGCAAACAGGTGTCCCGTTTACATTCGGTTATTCCCGAGCTAAGGGTACGCCAGACGACAGCACCTCCCCGTAAATAA
- a CDS encoding type II CAAX endopeptidase family protein, translating to MSSPSLSEQPHTRPGWPEILTALSLYMIGVVILGVWMLQIPDEQAILRINIGGAGNGLIGFIALFAAYALRIRNLRAFGFRMTERKWLLVAVVIGIAAFGGCFVIEGIYYHFITEINTQADFQTAAQGGPLSMFILLITGAILTPLSEEFVFRGVIANALNRYGPWAGIVGSAAIFGVVHGFTVILLDAFMVGVLVAYLFRKTGSIWPGVVVHIVYNSLNLIYYSTL from the coding sequence ATGAGCAGTCCATCTCTGTCTGAACAACCTCACACCCGGCCCGGCTGGCCGGAGATCCTAACTGCACTGTCCCTCTATATGATCGGCGTCGTAATCCTTGGGGTCTGGATGCTTCAAATTCCTGATGAGCAAGCCATCTTGCGGATTAATATCGGTGGTGCGGGCAATGGTCTGATTGGCTTTATAGCTTTGTTCGCAGCCTACGCCCTGCGGATTCGCAATTTACGTGCTTTCGGATTTCGGATGACGGAACGGAAATGGCTGCTGGTGGCGGTCGTCATCGGTATTGCTGCATTCGGGGGATGTTTTGTTATCGAAGGAATCTATTATCACTTTATTACCGAGATCAACACCCAGGCGGACTTCCAGACAGCAGCGCAAGGCGGTCCGCTCTCCATGTTTATTCTGCTTATCACCGGGGCCATCCTAACGCCGCTAAGCGAGGAATTTGTATTCCGCGGCGTCATTGCCAATGCCCTGAACCGTTATGGCCCATGGGCCGGAATCGTAGGCAGCGCTGCAATCTTCGGCGTGGTTCATGGATTCACCGTTATCCTGTTAGATGCATTCATGGTCGGCGTTCTGGTAGCATACCTGTTCCGCAAGACAGGCTCCATCTGGCCGGGAGTCGTGGTGCATATCGTGTATAACAGCCTCAATCTTATCTATTATTCTACGCTGTAA
- a CDS encoding response regulator transcription factor codes for MPILSDIKIAIIDDEPSIITMLQMVLRREGFQQLYGASTCAEAISLVQRVVPDIVLLDIMLPDGSGLELCSKIREYGNPYILFLTAKATDLDILKGFAMGGDDYITKPFNPLEVAARIQARIRRLEPEALASAAAKVPDEGIYRFGRFTLNEAEGELTVEGQPVPCPAQVFQLLLHFCRHPGIVFSKTQLYDKVWGINGQGDDSTVMVHIRRIRERIELDPGDPKLLLTVRGLGYKLVKEPEER; via the coding sequence ATGCCAATTCTATCCGATATTAAAATCGCTATCATCGACGACGAACCTTCAATCATCACCATGCTGCAAATGGTGCTTCGCCGCGAAGGTTTTCAACAACTGTATGGGGCTTCCACTTGTGCTGAAGCTATCAGCCTGGTGCAACGCGTGGTCCCCGATATTGTCCTGCTTGACATTATGCTTCCTGACGGCAGCGGACTGGAGCTCTGCTCCAAGATCCGCGAATACGGGAATCCTTATATCCTGTTCCTGACAGCCAAGGCCACTGATCTCGATATCCTAAAAGGCTTTGCCATGGGCGGGGATGATTATATCACCAAGCCCTTCAACCCTCTGGAGGTAGCCGCAAGAATTCAAGCGCGTATACGCCGGTTGGAGCCGGAAGCTCTGGCGTCTGCTGCTGCGAAGGTTCCCGATGAGGGAATTTACCGGTTCGGCCGCTTCACCCTCAACGAGGCGGAGGGCGAGCTGACCGTAGAGGGACAACCCGTTCCTTGCCCTGCACAGGTCTTCCAGTTATTACTGCACTTCTGCCGGCATCCCGGAATTGTTTTCTCCAAAACCCAGCTCTATGACAAGGTCTGGGGCATCAACGGCCAGGGCGATGATTCGACCGTGATGGTGCATATCCGCCGCATCCGGGAGCGGATCGAACTCGATCCCGGCGATCCGAAGCTGCTGCTTACAGTACGCGGTCTCGGCTACAAGCTGGTGAAGGAGCCGGAGGAACGATGA
- a CDS encoding HAMP domain-containing sensor histidine kinase has translation MKIQQRMAFHFTYQLIFYALAIVTIALAACIMFFQNMTSNEIRRNFPVGVLEQIAQEAQYKDGKLHIFSQWNKLIEEKGMWLQVVNAEGEVVYSINTAPYPALPASYSTAHLLDIQETRRLGSYAVQTQLNFSFQDPLLYVLGYPTPDLDQLTAWFNAYGQKGLVRSEAVPLLEQQLRETGSYLQVIDSKSNTVQGIGDQTYVDKAYRPLDILAIQQSPDNYDAGIVAHRDEPSRMTWIVYTPHAAGLPLKHPVLENVTPRLIWIAVLILILALSISIWHGYRYGRPLILFAGWFERMGQGQYDEVLTAKDKRKVFRRNGTMRTRNRLYQEVIQAFYQMTHQLAQIERDRKRLEKEQAEWMSGISHDLRTPLATIQGYGYMLEKLPEQWSQEEMRIMGATIREKGEYMLELISDFSLIHQLKQSDSIMVRRELDLAELVRCSVLKYVNDATMSEYLFHYAGEEDSLLIQADVTWLQRLMDNLLSNAVKHNPPGTTITVTLARVHDKACIRVLDNGKGMDEETLHHLFNRYYRGTNTEESTDGSGLGMSIAKTIVEAHGGEIKVQSTIGQGTEFEIILPC, from the coding sequence ATGAAAATCCAGCAACGTATGGCCTTCCACTTCACGTATCAGTTGATTTTCTATGCGCTGGCGATTGTGACCATTGCCTTGGCTGCCTGCATCATGTTCTTCCAGAACATGACCAGCAATGAGATCCGACGGAACTTTCCGGTTGGCGTCCTGGAGCAGATTGCCCAAGAAGCCCAGTACAAAGACGGGAAGCTTCATATCTTCTCCCAGTGGAACAAGCTTATCGAGGAGAAAGGGATGTGGCTGCAGGTGGTAAATGCAGAAGGAGAGGTCGTCTACAGCATTAACACAGCACCCTATCCTGCACTGCCTGCCTCCTACTCCACCGCTCATTTGCTCGATATTCAAGAGACACGGAGACTGGGGTCTTATGCTGTGCAGACGCAACTGAATTTCTCGTTCCAGGACCCGCTGCTATATGTGCTCGGCTATCCAACTCCTGATCTTGACCAGCTCACGGCTTGGTTCAACGCTTATGGACAGAAAGGCTTGGTGAGGAGTGAGGCGGTTCCCCTCTTGGAACAGCAGCTTCGGGAGACTGGCAGTTATCTGCAAGTGATCGATTCTAAGAGTAACACTGTACAAGGCATTGGCGATCAAACGTATGTAGACAAGGCATACCGGCCGCTCGACATTCTGGCCATCCAGCAGTCTCCGGACAACTATGACGCGGGTATTGTGGCCCACCGGGACGAGCCGAGCAGGATGACCTGGATCGTCTATACGCCCCATGCAGCGGGACTCCCTCTGAAGCATCCTGTATTGGAAAATGTAACGCCGAGACTCATCTGGATTGCAGTACTGATCCTGATTCTCGCGCTGTCGATCTCCATCTGGCATGGCTACCGCTACGGGCGGCCCCTGATTCTGTTCGCAGGCTGGTTTGAACGCATGGGCCAAGGACAATATGACGAGGTGCTAACTGCCAAGGACAAGCGCAAAGTATTCCGCCGCAATGGCACCATGCGAACCCGCAACAGACTCTATCAGGAAGTCATTCAGGCCTTCTATCAGATGACTCATCAATTGGCTCAGATCGAGCGGGACCGCAAGAGGCTGGAGAAGGAGCAAGCGGAGTGGATGTCAGGGATCTCCCATGATCTGCGCACCCCTCTAGCCACGATTCAAGGCTACGGGTATATGCTGGAGAAGCTGCCTGAGCAATGGAGCCAAGAGGAAATGCGGATCATGGGTGCGACCATCCGGGAAAAAGGGGAATATATGCTGGAGCTGATCTCCGACTTCTCCCTGATCCATCAGCTCAAGCAGAGCGATTCCATCATGGTCCGGCGGGAGCTCGATCTGGCAGAATTGGTGCGCTGCTCCGTATTGAAGTACGTCAACGATGCCACCATGTCTGAGTATCTGTTTCACTACGCCGGGGAAGAGGATTCCCTGCTCATACAGGCAGATGTAACCTGGTTACAGCGGCTGATGGACAATCTGCTGTCCAATGCAGTCAAGCATAATCCGCCCGGCACCACCATTACCGTCACTCTTGCCCGAGTCCACGACAAAGCTTGCATACGGGTACTCGATAATGGAAAAGGGATGGACGAGGAGACACTGCATCATCTGTTCAACCGCTATTACCGGGGAACCAATACCGAGGAATCCACCGACGGCTCCGGGCTCGGCATGAGCATCGCCAAGACCATCGTGGAAGCACACGGCGGGGAAATTAAGGTTCAATCGACAATCGGGCAGGGTACGGAGTTTGAGATTATTTTGCCGTGCTAA
- a CDS encoding DUF6809 family protein, translating into MESILESLYHGNLHPDENVIPDDPQYSILRKRTSEIIEVWKGRLSAEQFDELEALLDLYGQTHGMELAASFKYGFRLGAGIVVEVLIGEEGLAGRLSAFPDKAKSS; encoded by the coding sequence GTGGAAAGTATCCTAGAGAGCCTGTACCACGGCAACTTGCATCCCGATGAAAATGTCATACCCGATGACCCTCAGTACTCTATTTTAAGAAAAAGAACATCTGAGATCATAGAGGTTTGGAAGGGACGGCTTTCAGCAGAGCAATTCGACGAATTAGAAGCACTGTTAGACTTGTATGGTCAAACTCATGGCATGGAGTTGGCGGCTAGTTTTAAGTATGGCTTTCGCCTGGGGGCGGGGATTGTGGTAGAGGTTTTGATCGGGGAGGAGGGGCTTGCTGGTCGGTTGAGTGCATTTCCAGACAAAGCTAAGAGTAGTTAA